In Passer domesticus isolate bPasDom1 chromosome 7, bPasDom1.hap1, whole genome shotgun sequence, one genomic interval encodes:
- the LOC135304640 gene encoding BTB/POZ domain-containing protein KCTD12-like: MALAEPASCAKGSEDSNPFPDIIELNVGGQVYITRHPTLVSVPGSLLWEMFTQKSARSLARDSKGRFFVDRDGFLFRYILDYMRDRQLVLPEHFPERGRLQREAEYFMLPELVKLLVPKLSEQNSLGDDPCQSDPEEPSPGADTARSLSSAAAAAPPGAAGTEGRRAGFITIGYRGSYTLGRDSQTDAKFRRVARIMVCGKTSLAKEVFGDTLNESRDPDRPPERYTSRYYLKFTFLEQAFDKLADAGFHMVACNSTGTCAFAHEQTDDRIWTSYTEYVFYRE, translated from the coding sequence atggccctggcagagcccgcGAGCTGTGCTAAAGGCAGCGAGGACAGCAACCCCTTCCCTGACATCATCGAGCTGAACGTGGGGGGACAGGTGTACATCACCCGGCACCCCACGCTGGTCAGCGTGCCCGGCTCGCTGCTCTGGGAGATGTTCACCCAGAAGAGCGCGCGCTCGCTGGCCCGCGACAGCAAGGGCCGCTTCTTCGTGGACCGGGACGGGTTCCTGTTCCGCTACATCCTGGACTACATGAGGGACCGGCAGCTGGTGCTGCCCGAGCACTTCCCGGAGCGCGGCCGGCTGCAGCGCGAGGCCGAGTACTTCATGCTGCCCGAGCTGGTGAAGCTGCTGGTGCCCAAGCTCAGCGAGCAGAACTCCCTGGGCGACGATCCCTGCCAGAGCGACCCCGAGGAGCCGTCCCCCGGCGCGGACACCGCGCGCAGCCTGAgctcggccgccgccgccgcgccgcccggcGCCGCTGGCACCGAGGGCCGCCGGGCAGGCTTCATCACCATCGGCTACCGCGGCTCCTACacgctgggcagggacagccagacGGACGCCAAGTTCCGCAGGGTGGCCCGGATCATGGTGTGCGGCAAGACCTCGCTGGCCAAGGAGGtctttggggacaccttgaacGAGAGCAGGGACCCGGACAGGCCCCCGGAGAGGTACACGTCCAGGTACTACCTCAAATTCACCTTCCTGGAGCAAGCCTTTGACAAACTGGCCGATGCCGGCTTCCACATGGTGGCCTGCAACTCCACGGGCACCTGTGCCTTCGCCCACGAGCAGACGGACGACAGGATCTGGACCTCTTACACCGAATATGTTTTCTATCGTGAGTGA